From one Synechocystis sp. PCC 6803 substr. PCC-P genomic stretch:
- a CDS encoding collagen-like protein yields the protein MGFCIVRRINLRFASILALAIPLNLVASSLTAAPLTNGECLLLAQASQRRNVGSIGAPGARGVDGQDGANTDDLTVFSDGSPMTLNLAGRDGAPGTPGAEGSPANCPALDTSQRQDVQMANGSDGGDGGDGGNGGNGGSITIYTRNLDSLNQIFVGAAGGKGGAPGMGGGGGQACQCSQPYWTVESCSGRPGDSGYRCSTEEFRCFNGLNGRDGRSGIAGQDGLTGRLTVLNLDRPLEPDRPGTTVSLDVLKNQGFNLSKNIWETRPGAAQLLAPGSVIADEYLILLDRIERSFLVVWNAPQPFERFANTNVSLTLTEDNQIAPELPSNLWLEGTTQQRNNVTEFVVYNAMWEGDATSLGRLTLSGSGNNLKLSLVDEANQSNLMATKFRLRYRVTNEDPRFRPPSTYTLRYEGEIEDSLVTVNGNQFTIDIGQLPIPPKDLESGTGVEIELVAERTFSGNTAEQKLIIRDLIRGRN from the coding sequence ATGGGTTTTTGCATTGTAAGGAGAATTAATTTGCGTTTTGCCTCCATTTTGGCCCTGGCTATTCCCCTCAACCTAGTTGCCTCTAGCCTAACCGCCGCTCCTTTGACCAATGGAGAATGCCTACTTCTGGCCCAAGCAAGCCAACGGAGAAATGTTGGCTCCATCGGCGCACCGGGGGCAAGGGGCGTGGATGGCCAGGACGGTGCCAACACCGATGACCTAACGGTTTTCAGTGACGGTTCCCCCATGACCCTTAACCTAGCCGGTAGGGATGGGGCTCCGGGGACTCCTGGCGCAGAGGGCTCTCCAGCCAATTGTCCTGCTTTGGATACCAGCCAGCGGCAAGACGTGCAAATGGCCAATGGCAGTGACGGTGGGGATGGCGGTGATGGGGGGAACGGTGGCAATGGCGGTTCTATCACTATCTACACTCGCAACCTCGACAGTCTCAACCAAATTTTTGTCGGGGCCGCTGGCGGTAAAGGGGGCGCTCCGGGTATGGGAGGGGGCGGAGGCCAAGCCTGCCAATGTAGCCAGCCCTATTGGACTGTGGAAAGTTGTTCTGGCCGTCCGGGGGATAGTGGCTACCGTTGTTCCACCGAAGAATTTCGTTGTTTTAATGGTCTTAATGGCCGGGATGGGCGATCAGGTATTGCCGGGCAGGACGGTTTAACTGGGCGGTTGACAGTGCTGAATCTAGACCGACCCTTGGAGCCGGATCGACCTGGTACTACGGTGAGCTTAGATGTGTTGAAAAATCAGGGCTTCAATCTGTCCAAAAATATTTGGGAAACTCGCCCAGGGGCAGCCCAATTGTTGGCCCCAGGTTCCGTCATTGCCGACGAGTATTTAATTTTATTAGACCGGATAGAAAGATCTTTTTTGGTGGTGTGGAATGCCCCCCAACCTTTTGAGCGTTTTGCCAATACCAATGTGAGTTTAACCCTAACGGAAGATAATCAAATTGCGCCGGAGTTGCCAAGCAATCTTTGGTTGGAAGGTACCACCCAGCAGAGAAATAATGTCACCGAATTTGTGGTTTATAATGCCATGTGGGAAGGGGATGCCACTAGTTTAGGGCGTTTAACCTTATCCGGTAGTGGGAATAATTTAAAGCTTTCTTTGGTAGATGAAGCCAATCAATCCAATTTAATGGCCACCAAGTTTAGGCTCAGATATCGAGTTACTAATGAAGACCCCAGGTTTCGCCCTCCCTCTACCTATACTCTGCGTTATGAAGGGGAAATCGAAGATAGTTTGGTCACGGTTAATGGCAATCAATTCACCATTGATATTGGTCAGTTACCAATTCCCCCTAAAGATTTGGAATCCGGTACTGGAGTAGAAATTGAGCTGGTGGCGGAAAGAACTTTTTCCGGTAACACCGCTGAACAAAAGCTGATCATTCGAGATTTAATTCGAGGTAGAAATTAA
- a CDS encoding 1-acyl-sn-glycerol-3-phosphate acyltransferase — translation MDSEINHRGGLSAPRPRETSLNLALYRGLKWGVVRPLLHGLFQAQVYGQELVPTRGPALVVSNHASYFDPPFLSCAMARPVAFMAKEELFNVPLLGPAIRLYGAYPVKRGSGDRGALRAALTALGDGWLVGVFLEGTRTKDGRIHQPKLGAAMIAAKAQVPIIPVSLGGVEQIFQPGSPWPHPVPLTIRIGKAIAPPVKNRKPELEAVTKACQAQIHEMLDLGRD, via the coding sequence GTGGATTCCGAGATTAATCATCGTGGTGGTTTGAGTGCTCCCCGCCCAAGGGAAACGTCACTTAATTTAGCTCTCTACCGGGGCTTGAAATGGGGGGTGGTGCGGCCACTGCTCCATGGATTGTTCCAGGCCCAGGTATATGGTCAGGAATTGGTGCCAACCCGGGGGCCGGCCTTGGTGGTGAGCAACCATGCCAGTTATTTTGACCCCCCATTTTTGTCCTGTGCCATGGCCCGGCCGGTGGCCTTTATGGCCAAGGAAGAGTTATTTAATGTGCCCCTGCTGGGTCCAGCCATTCGCCTCTATGGGGCCTATCCAGTCAAACGGGGCAGTGGCGATCGGGGAGCATTGCGGGCCGCCTTGACGGCGCTGGGGGATGGTTGGTTAGTGGGGGTCTTTCTGGAGGGAACCAGAACAAAGGATGGCCGCATTCACCAGCCAAAATTGGGGGCTGCCATGATTGCAGCTAAAGCCCAAGTGCCCATTATTCCCGTCAGCCTAGGGGGAGTAGAGCAAATTTTTCAGCCCGGTTCCCCCTGGCCCCATCCTGTGCCTTTAACTATTCGCATTGGTAAGGCGATCGCCCCTCCAGTAAAGAATAGGAAACCCGAATTGGAAGCGGTTACTAAAGCTTGCCAAGCCCAAATTCACGAGATGCTGGATTTAGGCAGGGATTAG
- a CDS encoding alpha/beta hydrolase: protein MIDFKRLLGIALTSSLLVLASPSVIKGAETITFSIMPLGQFDISVKSLTDFAETGTIDPDFKFYTQHLKPEELEKLRGLLNHSFKFNSVEAFRFFNTTFGKEIAQQLSYIIAAPTDQSQPFLEGAIVTAAQNPDGFKIIDVINAYGGSDLVLNLDTFKNTIDQADTLYQATDRIFTWLGKQEIPSNPVPPNLKPLALAEPGPQKWTTQNLTIPRPNGQPVNVFVYLPQGNSSPAPLVVIAPGLNSNFQAFTYIADHLASYGFTIAGIDFPESDAARMQDSLQGLDAFPDPNAWLEQPKDVTLVLDTLAQKAATDPAWQGKFDINNVGILGHSLGGYTAIASGGATLEWPELLQQCEQLNKPNQINLNPALLWQCQGVGSAPPASNLRESRIKAVLAINPVTNPIFGPDGMKNLAVPTLIVAGSKDIFAPPVPEQIIPFSLIEGVNKYLLLVQNGTHLSFLEDTDNLPEKIVGPGQDLAYTYMKSLGLAFFDLYLQQDSSFKPYLTDSVVQQMSQEPLPLQLVPSLTPAQLQQAMDINN, encoded by the coding sequence ATGATTGACTTCAAACGTTTGTTAGGAATTGCCCTTACTTCTAGCCTATTAGTTTTAGCTTCACCAAGCGTAATCAAAGGGGCCGAAACCATTACTTTTTCCATTATGCCCCTGGGACAGTTTGACATTTCTGTGAAAAGTCTGACAGATTTTGCTGAAACTGGTACCATCGACCCGGATTTTAAATTTTATACTCAGCATCTCAAGCCAGAAGAACTAGAGAAACTAAGGGGCTTGCTGAACCATTCTTTTAAGTTTAACTCCGTAGAAGCTTTTCGATTTTTTAATACAACTTTTGGCAAAGAAATTGCCCAACAATTGAGCTACATTATTGCGGCCCCGACCGATCAAAGCCAACCTTTTTTAGAAGGGGCGATTGTGACAGCGGCCCAAAACCCTGACGGCTTTAAAATTATCGATGTTATTAATGCCTATGGTGGCTCAGATTTAGTTTTAAACTTAGATACTTTTAAAAATACCATTGACCAAGCGGATACCCTATATCAAGCCACCGATCGAATTTTTACCTGGTTGGGTAAGCAGGAAATTCCATCTAACCCCGTGCCCCCTAACCTAAAACCCTTGGCTTTGGCTGAACCTGGACCACAAAAATGGACAACGCAAAATCTCACCATTCCCCGCCCCAATGGGCAACCAGTCAATGTTTTTGTTTATCTGCCCCAAGGCAATAGTTCGCCAGCCCCTCTAGTAGTGATTGCCCCTGGCTTAAACTCTAATTTTCAGGCCTTCACCTACATTGCCGATCATTTGGCGTCCTATGGCTTTACGATCGCCGGCATTGATTTTCCCGAAAGTGATGCGGCTCGGATGCAGGATTCTCTCCAGGGCTTAGATGCGTTTCCCGATCCCAATGCCTGGCTAGAACAACCCAAGGATGTCACCTTAGTGCTCGATACCCTAGCCCAAAAAGCAGCCACAGATCCAGCTTGGCAGGGCAAATTTGACATCAATAATGTGGGAATCTTGGGCCACTCCCTCGGTGGCTACACGGCGATCGCCAGTGGAGGAGCAACCCTGGAATGGCCGGAGTTACTGCAACAGTGCGAACAACTAAATAAACCCAATCAAATTAATCTCAACCCGGCCCTACTCTGGCAATGTCAGGGGGTTGGCAGTGCCCCGCCTGCGTCTAACCTCAGGGAGTCCCGGATTAAAGCGGTGCTGGCCATCAATCCAGTTACTAACCCCATTTTTGGCCCCGATGGCATGAAGAACCTAGCTGTACCCACCCTGATTGTGGCGGGTAGTAAAGACATTTTTGCTCCACCGGTACCGGAACAAATCATTCCTTTTTCCCTAATTGAAGGGGTGAATAAGTATCTGCTTCTAGTGCAAAATGGCACCCATCTATCCTTTCTAGAAGATACGGACAATTTACCGGAAAAAATTGTTGGCCCAGGACAAGATTTAGCCTACACCTACATGAAAAGTTTAGGTTTGGCTTTCTTTGATCTTTATCTTCAGCAAGATAGTAGTTTTAAACCATATCTAACGGATAGCGTGGTGCAACAAATGAGTCAGGAGCCTTTACCTTTGCAATTGGTGCCCAGCCTCACCCCAGCCCAACTCCAACAGGCTATGGATATTAATAACTAG
- a CDS encoding M48 family metallopeptidase has translation MNAHEIALTLQKGLKALQNQEYQSAIEALEMVCRRVPQQESPEFLKAQMALVRAYRAIGRFDQSREICEYLTRNPNPEVQNWAKTMMLMLLKQENGAEGEADEDVLSTNLKAGRAENNRVKVALPRVADSLPFIFGMGLLVPLLTTSVLFTPLAWWLAQGQWQKLLAISLGLGIVVNFLALFYNVPIIDLINRRIYGTQWVNLGAVQKYSPEAGELMLRVARAKTFPIPKLGIIPDNRPVMFTYGVQQNNSRVVLSQGIFRYLSAEEIATLLGHELAHIVRRDCALLTCMSGWGQVFYWLYCELQMARTSQPAIAKILITPLVWICLAMFRINQGSNRYFARTREYYADHFSVNYTGNPNALTRALVKMTRALVKRERQAEKPALFLEGMRNFANYDAYTASACERGERFDPKMVGNLLLWDWGSPWRGIITWCSSHPLLGKRLQVLSHYAEQLDLDTEYNLVLSRRQISLEEAKKRALSFYLEVLIWLLPLWFALGLGWWTQQENPVLKLHLHQAILVGLGAGILLRTAWQSLGQRKVAAPTVVSVLSDPNLSPIWGTQVNWQGKFRLVQASVWRAPKLYFHDRTGVIPVRYPFWTRLLPPFRSPQIRLEAIALGSVKVSGMVVRGLSPQLQLATIANEEGQMLIGYPLFLAWAGGLLLVLLGILIPG, from the coding sequence ATGAATGCCCATGAAATTGCCCTGACCCTGCAAAAGGGACTTAAAGCCCTGCAAAATCAAGAATATCAGTCGGCGATCGAGGCTTTAGAAATGGTTTGCCGCCGGGTGCCCCAGCAGGAATCCCCCGAATTTCTCAAAGCTCAGATGGCCTTAGTGAGGGCCTACAGAGCCATAGGGAGATTTGATCAGTCCCGGGAAATCTGCGAATACTTAACCCGGAACCCAAACCCAGAGGTACAAAATTGGGCTAAAACGATGATGCTGATGCTCCTTAAACAGGAGAATGGGGCTGAAGGGGAAGCGGATGAGGATGTACTGTCCACTAATTTGAAAGCCGGTCGAGCGGAAAATAATCGGGTTAAGGTGGCTTTGCCCAGGGTAGCGGATAGTTTGCCTTTTATCTTCGGTATGGGCCTCTTGGTTCCCCTTTTAACCACTTCTGTATTGTTTACACCGCTGGCTTGGTGGCTGGCCCAGGGACAGTGGCAAAAGTTGCTGGCCATTAGTCTGGGGCTGGGCATTGTGGTTAATTTCCTGGCCTTGTTTTACAACGTCCCCATAATTGATTTGATCAATCGACGTATTTATGGCACCCAATGGGTCAACCTTGGCGCAGTGCAAAAATATAGCCCCGAAGCCGGGGAATTAATGTTGCGGGTGGCCAGGGCAAAGACTTTTCCCATTCCTAAGCTGGGGATTATTCCCGATAATCGTCCCGTTATGTTTACCTATGGCGTGCAACAAAACAATAGTCGTGTTGTGCTCAGTCAGGGGATTTTTCGTTATCTAAGCGCCGAAGAAATTGCCACCCTCCTGGGTCATGAATTGGCCCACATTGTCCGCCGGGATTGCGCCCTATTGACCTGTATGAGCGGTTGGGGACAGGTATTTTACTGGTTATACTGTGAGCTACAAATGGCCCGGACTTCCCAGCCGGCGATCGCCAAGATATTGATCACCCCGTTGGTGTGGATTTGCTTGGCCATGTTTCGCATTAACCAGGGGTCCAACCGTTACTTTGCCCGCACAAGGGAATATTACGCTGACCACTTTTCCGTCAACTACACTGGTAACCCCAACGCCTTAACTCGTGCCCTAGTGAAAATGACCAGGGCTTTGGTAAAACGGGAAAGACAAGCAGAGAAACCAGCCTTATTTCTGGAAGGTATGCGCAACTTTGCTAACTATGATGCCTACACAGCGTCGGCCTGTGAACGGGGAGAAAGATTTGATCCGAAGATGGTGGGCAATCTACTCCTCTGGGACTGGGGCAGTCCCTGGCGGGGCATTATTACCTGGTGTAGTTCCCATCCCCTTTTAGGTAAGAGGCTCCAGGTGTTGAGTCATTACGCCGAACAGTTAGACCTGGACACGGAATATAACCTAGTGCTCAGCCGTCGACAAATCTCCCTGGAAGAAGCAAAAAAAAGAGCTTTATCCTTTTATCTTGAGGTACTTATTTGGCTGCTGCCCCTCTGGTTTGCCCTGGGCTTGGGCTGGTGGACCCAACAGGAAAACCCCGTTCTTAAACTGCATCTACACCAAGCCATACTGGTGGGTCTAGGGGCGGGCATCTTACTGCGTACTGCCTGGCAAAGTTTGGGGCAAAGGAAAGTGGCGGCCCCCACCGTAGTGAGTGTGCTCAGCGACCCTAATTTAAGTCCCATCTGGGGTACCCAGGTTAATTGGCAAGGTAAATTCCGCCTGGTGCAAGCTAGTGTTTGGAGAGCGCCCAAATTGTATTTTCATGACCGCACCGGGGTAATTCCTGTGCGTTATCCTTTCTGGACTAGACTGTTGCCTCCTTTTCGTTCTCCCCAGATCCGCCTAGAGGCGATCGCCTTGGGGTCAGTAAAAGTCAGCGGCATGGTGGTGCGGGGTTTATCGCCCCAGTTACAACTTGCCACGATCGCCAACGAAGAAGGCCAAATGTTGATTGGTTATCCCCTTTTCCTTGCCTGGGCAGGGGGATTGTTATTGGTCTTATTGGGGATTTTGATCCCAGGGTAA
- the gpmI gene encoding 2,3-bisphosphoglycerate-independent phosphoglycerate mutase gives MAEAPIAPVVLVILDGWGYRPDTRANAIAQANTPIMDSLIAAYPNTLVNTSGKDVGLPKGQMGNSEVGHLNLGAGRVVPQELVRISDAIEDGTFFDNQALIEVCQRVRDRRGKLHLIGLCSDGGVHSHIDHLLGLIDLAKLQGISQLCIHAITDGRDTPTNEGAHFVQQIQAHLEKIGLGRIVSVSGRYYALDRDRRWDRVEKAYRVMTEDGVGDGRSAAQVIKDYYASDITDEFIPPTRIGAGAIASGDGVIFYNFRPDRARQLCYALVNPSFDGFPRERIQPLDFVTFTQYDPALPVVVAFEPQNLNNILGEIISRQGMKQFRTAETEKYPHVTYFFNGGLEQPFAGEDRELIQSPMVSTYDKAPQMSAKAVTDAVCRAMEKGIYSLVVVNYANPDMVGHTGKLKEAIQAIETVDLNLGRLLASAAKVGGTVLITADHGNAEYMSDESGNPWTAHTTNPVPFILVEGEGRKIPGHGGEVKLREGGKLADIAPTILDILQLPVPAEMTGKTLIDQPLVEIKANRTPVNLSR, from the coding sequence ATGGCAGAGGCACCGATCGCCCCGGTGGTTCTGGTCATCCTAGATGGCTGGGGCTATCGCCCAGATACCCGCGCAAATGCAATTGCCCAGGCTAACACCCCCATTATGGATAGTCTGATCGCCGCTTATCCCAATACCCTGGTGAATACTTCAGGGAAAGATGTGGGTTTGCCCAAAGGTCAAATGGGTAATTCCGAAGTTGGTCACCTCAATTTGGGTGCTGGGCGAGTGGTACCCCAGGAGTTGGTGCGTATTAGTGATGCCATTGAGGACGGAACTTTTTTTGACAACCAAGCGCTGATTGAAGTCTGCCAACGGGTGCGCGATCGCCGAGGAAAATTGCATTTAATCGGTCTTTGTTCCGACGGAGGAGTTCATTCCCACATTGACCATCTTTTGGGACTGATTGACTTGGCTAAACTCCAGGGCATCAGTCAACTTTGCATCCACGCCATTACCGATGGCCGGGATACTCCCACCAATGAAGGGGCCCATTTTGTCCAACAAATCCAAGCCCATCTAGAGAAAATTGGCCTGGGCCGCATTGTCAGTGTCAGTGGCCGCTACTACGCCTTAGACCGCGATCGCCGTTGGGACCGGGTGGAAAAAGCCTATCGAGTCATGACCGAAGACGGGGTAGGGGATGGCCGCAGTGCCGCCCAGGTGATCAAGGATTATTACGCCAGCGACATCACCGATGAATTTATTCCCCCTACTAGAATTGGTGCCGGGGCGATCGCCTCTGGGGATGGGGTAATTTTCTACAACTTCCGTCCCGACCGGGCCAGACAACTTTGCTACGCCTTGGTTAATCCTAGCTTTGATGGTTTTCCCAGGGAAAGGATTCAGCCTCTGGATTTTGTCACCTTTACCCAGTACGATCCTGCCCTGCCAGTGGTTGTGGCCTTCGAGCCGCAAAACTTGAATAACATTTTGGGGGAAATTATCTCCCGCCAGGGAATGAAGCAATTCCGCACCGCAGAAACGGAAAAATATCCCCATGTCACCTATTTTTTCAATGGTGGTTTGGAACAACCCTTTGCCGGGGAAGACCGGGAGCTAATTCAAAGCCCCATGGTTTCCACCTATGACAAAGCGCCCCAGATGTCTGCCAAAGCCGTTACCGATGCGGTTTGTCGGGCCATGGAAAAAGGCATTTATTCCCTGGTGGTGGTCAACTATGCCAACCCCGATATGGTGGGACACACCGGCAAGCTCAAAGAAGCCATTCAGGCGATCGAAACCGTCGACCTCAATTTGGGCCGCCTTCTGGCCAGCGCCGCTAAAGTGGGGGGCACCGTGTTGATCACCGCGGACCATGGCAATGCGGAATATATGAGCGATGAATCCGGCAATCCCTGGACCGCCCACACCACTAATCCGGTGCCGTTTATTTTGGTGGAAGGGGAAGGACGTAAAATTCCTGGCCACGGCGGTGAAGTCAAGCTACGGGAAGGGGGAAAACTGGCGGACATCGCCCCGACTATTTTGGATATTTTGCAGTTGCCCGTTCCGGCGGAAATGACTGGTAAAACCTTAATCGATCAGCCGTTGGTAGAAATCAAGGCCAATCGCACTCCGGTCAATCTCTCCCGTTAG
- the kaiC gene encoding circadian clock protein KaiC — protein MIDQETDGIEKLETGIPGFDFLSDGGLPLGRATLIAGTAGSAKTIFASQFLVEGIQRGENGVFVTFEEPPKALRKNMRGFGWDIQQWENEGKWVFVDASPQPGDRPIVSGEYDLGALIARIEHAVRKYKASRISLDSLGAIFSHLSDSAQVRSDLFRLASALRELGVTAIMTAERVEEYGEISRYGVEEFVADNVVIVRNVLADEKRRRTIEILKYRGTDHQKGEFPFTIINKKGIVIIPLSAIELEQKSSDIRITSGSEELDRMCGSGFFRDSIILVSGATGTGKTLMVTEFMDGGVANGERCLVFAFEESREQLIRNATGWGVDFKQMEKEGKLKVVCRYPETTNLENHLIMMKDIIQEFKPNRVAVDSLSALERVSTLKSFREFIIGLTSFIKQQEIGGLFTSTTPNLLGGASITDAHISTITDSIILLRYVEMYGEMRRGITVLKMRGSMHDKDIREFSIDHQGMHIGKPFRNVTGILAGTPMYTAQSEVERLSGLFDEKI, from the coding sequence ATGATCGACCAAGAGACAGATGGCATTGAGAAGTTGGAGACGGGTATTCCAGGCTTTGATTTTCTGTCCGACGGTGGTCTCCCCCTCGGCCGCGCCACCCTAATTGCCGGCACAGCAGGTAGTGCTAAAACTATTTTTGCTTCCCAATTTTTAGTCGAAGGTATTCAGCGGGGGGAAAACGGTGTTTTTGTCACTTTTGAGGAACCCCCCAAGGCCCTACGGAAAAATATGCGGGGTTTTGGTTGGGATATTCAACAATGGGAAAACGAAGGTAAATGGGTTTTTGTCGATGCTTCCCCCCAACCAGGCGATCGCCCCATTGTCAGCGGTGAATATGACCTAGGGGCCTTGATTGCCCGCATTGAACACGCTGTCCGTAAATATAAAGCCAGTCGCATTTCCCTCGATTCCCTGGGGGCAATTTTTAGTCACCTCAGTGACAGTGCCCAGGTGCGCAGTGACCTATTCCGCTTGGCCTCTGCCCTCCGGGAACTGGGAGTCACCGCCATTATGACCGCCGAACGGGTGGAAGAATACGGTGAAATTAGCCGTTACGGAGTGGAAGAATTTGTTGCTGATAACGTGGTCATTGTCCGCAACGTCCTCGCCGATGAAAAACGTCGTCGCACCATCGAGATCCTTAAATACCGTGGCACCGACCACCAAAAGGGCGAATTTCCCTTCACTATCATTAATAAAAAAGGCATCGTCATCATTCCCCTGTCGGCGATCGAGCTGGAGCAAAAATCCTCCGACATCCGCATCACCTCCGGCAGTGAAGAATTAGACCGCATGTGTGGCAGTGGCTTCTTCCGGGATTCGATTATTTTAGTCTCCGGGGCAACGGGTACTGGTAAAACCCTGATGGTGACGGAGTTTATGGACGGCGGCGTGGCCAATGGAGAGCGCTGTTTAGTTTTTGCCTTTGAGGAAAGTCGAGAACAATTAATTCGCAATGCCACCGGCTGGGGGGTAGATTTCAAACAAATGGAAAAGGAAGGCAAACTAAAAGTGGTTTGTCGCTATCCAGAAACCACCAACTTGGAAAACCACCTGATCATGATGAAGGATATTATCCAAGAATTTAAGCCCAATCGGGTGGCGGTGGACAGTCTTTCTGCCCTAGAACGGGTTTCCACCCTAAAAAGTTTTCGCGAATTTATTATTGGCTTAACTTCCTTTATTAAACAACAGGAAATTGGTGGTTTATTCACTTCCACTACCCCCAATTTACTAGGGGGAGCTTCCATTACCGATGCCCATATTTCCACCATTACCGATTCGATTATTCTTTTGCGTTACGTGGAAATGTATGGCGAAATGCGCCGGGGAATTACGGTGCTAAAGATGCGGGGTTCTATGCACGACAAAGATATCCGGGAATTTTCCATTGACCATCAAGGGATGCACATTGGTAAACCTTTCCGTAATGTCACCGGCATTCTGGCCGGGACCCCCATGTACACAGCCCAGAGTGAGGTGGAAAGATTGAGCGGTTTATTCGATGAGAAAATATAG
- a CDS encoding TspO/MBR family protein — MFMIPAWLWIGLIAFALAFVCNRLSPRDLRWFNRLRRPSWLTFEWAIPFIWIAIFIAGAISATLAWNATADPGHRWGLMVGYLLLELTVMAYTPVMCKLRSLRVGSIIGATGFFVGLALVIAVSQVSTTAFGFLVPFLLWSPIGTYVTWAMIPLNPGEI; from the coding sequence GTGTTTATGATTCCAGCTTGGCTATGGATTGGGTTGATCGCTTTTGCCCTAGCCTTTGTGTGTAACCGTTTATCCCCCAGGGATTTGCGTTGGTTCAATCGCCTGCGTCGCCCTTCTTGGCTAACTTTTGAGTGGGCCATCCCCTTCATCTGGATTGCCATTTTCATTGCTGGAGCCATTTCCGCTACCCTAGCCTGGAATGCCACGGCGGACCCGGGACATCGCTGGGGATTAATGGTCGGCTATCTTCTGCTGGAATTGACTGTCATGGCCTACACCCCCGTGATGTGTAAACTCCGGAGTTTAAGGGTGGGCAGTATTATTGGTGCGACAGGTTTCTTTGTGGGGCTCGCCCTGGTGATCGCCGTTAGTCAAGTTTCCACCACTGCTTTTGGTTTCTTAGTACCGTTTTTGCTTTGGAGCCCCATTGGCACCTATGTCACCTGGGCCATGATTCCCCTCAATCCAGGGGAAATTTAG
- a CDS encoding PCP reductase family protein — protein MQWQESLPWTPEARQKLKNIPYFARVQARQRIEQLARQADLDEVTVDLVEQARLEFGQ, from the coding sequence ATGCAGTGGCAAGAATCTTTACCCTGGACCCCCGAAGCTCGGCAAAAGTTGAAGAATATTCCCTATTTTGCCCGGGTGCAAGCCCGTCAGCGCATTGAGCAGTTAGCTCGGCAGGCCGATCTAGATGAGGTCACTGTGGATTTGGTAGAACAAGCCCGTCTGGAGTTTGGCCAATGA
- the secG gene encoding preprotein translocase subunit SecG codes for MTLITVLRIIWMASAALLTVLVLLHSPKGDGIAGIGGQAQLFTSAKSAEKTLNQVTWTLSIIFIGLTIILSAGWLAN; via the coding sequence ATGACTTTGATTACTGTTCTACGAATTATTTGGATGGCTTCCGCCGCTCTGTTGACCGTACTGGTGTTGCTTCATAGCCCCAAAGGGGATGGCATTGCCGGCATCGGTGGCCAAGCCCAATTATTCACCAGTGCCAAAAGTGCAGAGAAAACCCTCAACCAAGTGACCTGGACCCTGAGCATTATTTTTATTGGTCTGACTATTATTTTGAGCGCTGGCTGGCTAGCGAATTAG
- a CDS encoding glycosyltransferase, producing MVTNSPSRSDISVYNGDRQGPMYSLIVPIYNEEDNIPVLYERLKAVMDQLASTELVLINDGSGDRSLEMIRALHDQDKRVCYLSFARNFGHQVAVTAGLNFARGQAVIILDADLQDPPELVPQLVERWQAGYSVVYAQRVKRRQESWFKRLTAYGFYRLLQRLADVRIPADTGDFCLMDRQVVDLLNTMPERNRYIRGLRAWVGFPQTGVKFERDPRHAGEVKYTFRKSLRLAINSLVSFSIVPLRLATYLGLLAALLAIAMMILVLYWRLSETNSPLDGFATVVIANLFFGAVQLICIGILGEYIGRIYDEVKGRPLYTLAEMAGFEQLL from the coding sequence ATGGTTACAAATTCACCAAGCCGGTCTGACATCAGTGTTTACAATGGCGATCGCCAGGGGCCAATGTATTCTCTGATTGTGCCCATTTATAACGAAGAAGATAATATTCCCGTGTTATATGAGCGGCTCAAGGCAGTCATGGATCAATTGGCAAGTACGGAACTAGTGCTGATTAATGATGGCAGCGGCGATCGATCCTTAGAAATGATTCGGGCTTTGCATGATCAGGATAAACGGGTCTGTTACCTTAGTTTTGCCCGTAACTTTGGTCATCAAGTGGCGGTGACGGCGGGGCTAAACTTCGCCCGGGGCCAGGCGGTGATTATTCTCGATGCGGATTTGCAAGATCCCCCCGAATTGGTGCCCCAATTGGTGGAAAGGTGGCAAGCAGGCTACAGCGTGGTCTATGCCCAACGGGTTAAACGTCGGCAGGAAAGCTGGTTTAAGCGGCTAACGGCCTATGGGTTCTACCGACTATTGCAACGGTTAGCAGATGTAAGAATTCCGGCGGACACGGGGGATTTTTGCCTGATGGACCGCCAAGTGGTGGATTTGCTCAACACCATGCCGGAAAGAAATCGTTATATTCGGGGATTAAGGGCCTGGGTTGGCTTTCCCCAAACCGGCGTTAAATTTGAACGGGATCCTCGCCATGCCGGGGAAGTGAAATACACTTTTCGTAAATCTCTCCGTTTAGCCATTAACAGTCTGGTTTCCTTTTCCATTGTGCCCCTGCGTTTGGCCACCTACCTAGGACTTTTAGCCGCTCTCCTAGCCATAGCTATGATGATATTAGTTTTATACTGGCGCTTATCGGAAACCAATTCCCCTTTGGATGGGTTTGCCACAGTGGTCATCGCTAATCTATTTTTTGGTGCAGTTCAGCTAATTTGCATTGGCATTTTAGGGGAATACATTGGCAGAATTTACGATGAAGTCAAAGGGAGGCCTCTGTATACTTTGGCAGAGATGGCTGGCTTTGAACAACTTCTTTAG